The following are encoded together in the Glycine max cultivar Williams 82 chromosome 8, Glycine_max_v4.0, whole genome shotgun sequence genome:
- the LOC100801625 gene encoding protein TSS has translation MPPRSGKGKSNKAKAEKKKKEEKAAAPSLVDIIVVTPYDTQIVLKGISTDKILDVRKLLAVKVETCHFTNYSLSHEAKGQRLNDRVEVVTLKPCLLRMVEEDYTDEAQAIAHVRRVLDIVACTTRFGRPKRSVSSPESRPKKNGKAQHQNKMSLSPPGTPNGESRVGSPSSEAPPSAISENVGMKAIHPTPKLSDFYEFFSFSHLSPPILRLKRCEVKDEEDRRKGDYFQLQIKICNGKVIEVVGSEKGFSTVGKHSLHSHTLVDLLQQLSRAFANAYESLMKAFLERNKFGNLPYGFRANTWLVPPSVAESPSNFPALPAEDENWGGNGGGHQRNGALDHRSWATDFAILASLPCKTEEERVVRDRKAFLLHSQFVDTSIFKAVAAIQHVMESKSNIKSELNSSPGSVLHEDLTGDLSIIVKRDIQDGNTKYDSILDESSMHEGDAQKNLIKGLTADESVIVHDTSSLAVVVVHHCGYTATVKVVGNVNVRKPEVRDIEIDDLPDGGANALNINSLRVLLHKSGAETLEGTLSSLSNSDDLDASKVLVKKVVQECMEKIKGEPSASKRSIRWELGSCWIQHLQKHETSTDSSSKNKEDGKDVDQAVKGLGKQFKLLKRREKKSNNLDGADFKEQNDSRLANMDDVADKVEPNNDDLSNSNELEKLLSEESFLRLKESGTGLHTKSVDELISMAHKFYDEVALPKLAMDFGSLELSPVDGRTLTDFMHLRGLQMRSLGKVVKLAENLPHIQSLCIHEMITRAFKHLLKAVIASVENVADLSSAIASTLNFLLGGSRTEDTSDQSLSDDHNLRIQWLHLFLSKRFGWTLNDEFQHLRKLSILRGLCHKVGLELFPRDYDMESSKPFGENDIISLVPVCKHVGCSSIDGRNLLESSKIALDKGKLEDAVTYGTKALAKMMAVCGPYHRNTASAYSLLAVVLYHTGDFNQATIYQQKALDINERELGLDHPDTMKSYGDLSVFYYRLQHIELALKYVNHALFLLHFTCGLSHPNTAATYINVAMMEEAMGNVHVALRYLHEALKCNKRLLGADHIQTAASYHAIAIALSLIDAFSLSVQHEQTTLKILQAKLGSEDLRTQDAAAWLEYFESKALEQQEAAKNGTPKPDASIASKGHLSVSDLLDFISPDPKGNDARSKQRRAKILSTSDDNSQEHDDAIANESILFDNSKDAPSMTEVKIEETNGKLDSQVQKENGDFTRYGPVTSEPVYEASSDEGWQEANSKGRSGNAANRKFGHRKRPHLSKLSVNGSNNYIYREGSSRNEITSPPQRGVPKVMLDMSSPSRQSKSRNLTLNEDSVNHSTKASVSKISSPALSSLASKSISYKEVALAPPGTVLKPLLEKAEMDKVNAEDEICGNIAVTSINEGTCQSSITNTVSQNDETEETHEIEPQQESSGSELEKVCASDQEKPTETNGSKLSAAAKPFNPGMLSMSHHLNSASFTSMYDTDVSQGMHVEPVLPPAVARVPCGPRSPLYYRTNYTFRMKHGSTKGQTSIKERSGFGSPRIMNPHAPEFIPRSASQIEAKDANSNVSNEHNPLSDEGMPEKNKLDENFVEIKGSSTKNSISESEKSEIARQILLSFLVKSVKENIDYVDESKDDEGKIENLESCSDEITKDRAVINIMYGNEEKNKTVPHSSDSVEPEKLGVTENKNGDGEGFIVVSKRRKNRQKITNGVTELYNQQSICASVR, from the exons AGGATTACACAGATGAAGCCCAAGCAATTGCGCACGTGCGGAGGGTCTTGGACATTGTGGCCTGCACAACAAGGTTCGGTAGGCCTAAGCGGAGCGTATCAAGCCCAGAGTCAAGGCCCAAGAAAAACGGTAAGGCCCAACATCAGAACAAGATGAGTTTGAGCCCACCGGGGACACCGAATGGGGAATCCCGGGTCGGGTCACCGTCGTCGGAGGCGCCACCGTCGGCGATATCGGAGAACGTGGGGATGAAAGCCATTCACCCGACGCCAAAGCTCTCAGATTTCTACGagttcttctccttctctcacCTCTCTCCACCCATTTTAC gtttgaagagatgtgaagtgaaggatgaagaggatAGGCGCAAAGGAGATTACTTTCAGCTTCag ATTAAAATATGCAATGGGAAGGTAATAGAAGTGGTTGGTTCAGAGAAAGGGTTTTCCACAGTAGGGAAGCACTCTCTGCACAGCCACACCTTGGTTGATCTTCTCCAACAGCTCAGCCGTGCCTTTGCTAAC GCATATGAATCATTGATGAAAGCCTTTTTGGAACGTAATAAG TTTGGAAATCTTCCGTATGGATTCCGAGCAAATACATGGCTTGTCCCTCCATCTGTCGCCGAGTCTCCTTCAAACTTTCCTGCATTACCTGCTGAAGATGAAAACTGGGGTGGTAATGGTGGTGGCCATCAAAGAAATGGCGCATTGGATCATAGATCATGGGCTACAGATTTTGCAATACTGGCCTCCCTTCCTTGCAAAACTGAGGAGGAGAGGGTGGTTAGAGATAGAAAAGCATTTCTGCTTCACAGTCAGTTTGTTGATACCTCAATATTTAAGGCTGTTGCGGCTATACAGCATGTCATGGAATCCAAGTCAAATATCAAGAGTGAATTGAATTCTTCTCCGGGTTCTGTTCTGCATGAAGATCTCACGGGAGACTTATCCATTATAGTCAAACGTGATATCCAGGATGGAAATACAAAGTATGATTCTATACTGGATGAATCTAGCATGCATGAAGGGGATGCTCAGAAGAATTTAATCAAAGGGTTGACTGCAGATGAAAGTGTAATTGTTCAT GATACTTCTTCCTtggctgttgttgttgtacaCCACTGTGGATATACTGCAACAGTAAAGGTTGTGGGTAATGTGAACGTGAGGAAGCCTGAAGTCCGGGATATTGAGATAGATGATCTGCCAGATGGAGGGGCAAATGCCCTCAACATAAACAG TTTGAGGGTACTGCTTCACAAGTCTGGAGCTGAGACATTAGAAGGGACTTTATCATCCCTATCAAATTCGGATGACTTAGATGCTTCTAAAGTCCTTGTTAAGAAGGTGGTTCAAGAATGCATGGAAAAGATAAAGGGGGAGCCAAGTGCTTCAAAAAGGTCTATTCGATGGGAACTTGGTTCCTGTTGGATTCAGCATTTGCAAAAACATGAAACTTCAACAGATAGCAGTTCCAAAAACAAAGAAGATGGCAAAGATGTTGATCAAGCTGTTAAAGGTCTTGGAAAGCAATTTAAATTGTTGAAGAGGAGAGAGAAGAAATCAAATAATCTAGATGGTGCAGATTTTAAGGAGCAAAATGACTCTAGACTTGCAAACATGGATGATGTTGCTGATAAAGTTGAGCCAAACAATGATGACTTAAGTAACTCTAATGAGCTAGAGAAACTACTTTCTGAAGAATCATTTTTGCGTCTCAAAGAATCTGGAACTGGTCTTCACACAAAG TCAGTAGACGAGCTTATCAGCATGGCGCACAAGTTTTATGATGAAGTTGCCTTGCCAAAGCTG GCTATGGACTTTGGATCACTTGAACTTTCTCCAGTCGATGGTCGTACACTGACTGACTTTATGCATTTAAGAGGATTACAGATGCGATCTTTGGGTAAAGTG GTTAAACTTGCAGAGAATCTGCCACACATACAATCCCTTTGTATTCATGAGATGATCACTCGAGCTTTCAAGCATCTACTTAAAGCAGTTATTGCCTCTGTTGAAAATGTAGCTGATCTATCTTCAGCCATTGCATCAACACTGAATTTCTTACTTGGTGGGTCTCGAACAGAAGATACCAGTGACCAAAGTTTGAGTGATGATCATAACCTCAGAATTCAATGGTTACATCTGTTTTTGTCCAAAAGATTTGGGTGGACACTAAATGATGAATTTCAACATTTAAGGAAGTTGTCAATTCTCAGAGGGCTCTGTCACAAG GTTGGATTGGAATTGTTTCCAAGAGATTATGACATGGAGTCCAGTAAGCCCTTTGGGGAAAATGATATTATCAGCCTGGTTCCTGTTTGCAAG catgTTGGGTGCTCCTCAATAGATGGACGCAATTTATTGGAGTCTTCCAAAATTGCTCTTGATAAAGGAAAGCTTGAGGATGCTGTGACTTATGGAACAAAG GCATTAGCTAAGATGATGGCTGTTTGTGGACCCTATCATCGAAATACTGCAAGTGCATATAGTCTTCTAGCTGTGGTTCTCTACCACACTGGAGATTTTAACCAG GCCACCATCTATCAGCAAAAGGCCTTGGATATAAATGAGAGAGAGCTTGGGCTTGACCACCCTGACACTATGAAAAGCTATGGGGATCTTTCTGTCTTTTATTATCGTCTGCAACACATTGAGTTGGCTCTGAA GTATGTTAATCATGCTCTATTCCTTCTACATTTTACATGTGGGCTGTCTCATCCAAACACAGCAGCAACTTATATAAATGTGGCTATGATGGAAGAGGCCATGGGAAATGTTCATGTGGCACTCAGATACTTGCATGAAGCTCTTAAATGCAACAAAAGATTGTTAGGAGCAGATCATATACAG ACTGCCGCAAGCTATCACGCCATAGCTATAGCTCTTTCATTGATAGATGCATTTTCTCTGAGTGTGCAACATGAGCAAACTACACTAAAGATACTTCAAGCAAAGCTTGGATCAGAAGATCTTCGTACACAG GATGCTGCTGCATGGCTTGAGTATTTTGAATCAAAAGCCCTAGAGCAGCAAGAAGCAGCTAAAAATGGAACTCCAAAGCCTGATGCATCCATTGCAAGTAAAGGTCACCTGAG CGTGTCAGATCTCCTGGATTTTATTAGTCCCGACCCAAAAGGAAACGATGCTCGGAGCAAACAGAGGCGTGCAAAG ATACTCTCAACAAGTGATGACAACAGTCAAGAACATGACGATGCAATAGCCAATGAGAGCATTCTTTTTGATAACTCAAAAGATGCTCCAAGTATGACAGAAGTCAAGATAGAAGAAACAAATGGCAAACTTGATTCTCAAGTACAGAAAGAAAATGGTGATTTCACTAGGTACGGACCAGTGACAAGTGAACCTGTTTATGAGGCATCATCTGATGAAGGTTGGCAAGAAGCCAATTCAAAAGGGCGATCAGGAAATGCTGCTAACCGCAAGTTTGGACACAGAAAGCGACCTCACCTATCAAAGCTCAGTGTTAATGGTTCTAATAATTACATTTACAGGGAAGGCAGTTCTAGGAATGAGATTACTTCGCCACCACAAAGAGGAGTTCCAAAAGTCATGTTAGACATGTCATCTCCATCTAGACAATCAAAATCTCGAAACTTAACTTTGAATGAGGATTCTGTTAATCATTCAACAAAAGCTTCTGTGTCCAAAATTTCATCTCCGGCTCTAAGTTCCTTGGCTTCAAAGTCTATATCCTACAAAGAAGTTGCTCTAGCACCACCAGGAACTGTTTTAAAGCCATTGTTGGAAAAGGCTGAGATGGACAAGGTTAATGCTGAAGATGAGATATGTGGCAATATAGCTGTAACATCAATAAATGAAGGTACCTGCCAAAGTTCCATAACTAATACAGTTTCTCAGAATGATGAAACAGAGGAAACTCATGAAATTGAACCTCAACAAGAAAGTTCTGGATCGGAACTTGAGAAGGTTTGTGCTTCTGATCAGGAAAAACCTACAGAAACAAATGGCAGTAAGCTTTCGGCTGCTGCCAAACCTTTCAATCCAGGAATGTTGTCCATGTCTCACCATCTAAATTCAGCTTCCTTCACAAGCATGTATGATACAGATGTTAGTCAAGGCATGCACGTGGAGCCTGTGCTTCCCCCTGCTGTTGCTAGGGTCCCTTGTGGGCCTAGATCACCTCTGTATTATAGAACCAACTATACTTTTCGCATGAAACATGGTTCTACTAAAGGTCAAACCTCTatcaaagaaagaagtggaTTTGGGTCTCCAAGAATAATGAATCCGCATGCGCCAGAGTTTATTCCCAGAAGTGCTTCTCAAATAGAAGCCAAGGATGCCAATTCAAATGTTTCCAATGAGCATAACCCTTTGTCTGACGAAGGCATGCCAGAAAAAAACAAGCTAGATGAAAATTTTGTTGAAATCAAGGGGAGCTCCACAAAAAACAGTATTTCTGAATCTGAGAAGTCCGAGATAGCAAGGCAGATATTGCTCAGTTTTCTAGTGAAATCTGTCAAGGAAAATATTGATTATGTGGATGAGTCTAAGGATGATGAAGGAAAAATTGAGAACTTGGAAAGTTGTTCTGATGAAATTACCAAAGACCGTGCTGTCATAAACATTATGTATGGaaatgaagaaaagaataagacaGTGCCTCATTCCAGTGATAGCGTTGAGCCAGAGAAATTAGGAGTTACTGAAAATAAGAATGGAGATGGTGAAGGGTTTATAGTTGTCTCAAAGAGGAGGAAAAACAGGCAGAAGATCACAAATGGAGTCACAGAATTGTACAACCAACAGTCCATTTGTGCTTCAGTTCGTTGA